One segment of Gordonia terrae DNA contains the following:
- a CDS encoding DUF4185 domain-containing protein, which produces MRPARRIIATVAAVALAGGLLTTVSVPARAAVCNATGITGGDVGSTGSSGSSELGWGSLDFGSYRADGKKPQGPLPTLTGATKAVSWVTGPRSPARTDTRFGITATDVGVPWDNGSGQILMAFGDTWGRCAGQMAWKHNTMLRSDANSDLAKGIRFPNAVPGSVRSGASVTPAHPTWAQPMFNAVGVRNIEVGRIPTGGISINGTQFVGFMSIHRWLGPGRWSTNYSGIAVSHNNGQTWTVDNNTLRWNTDLTIPGVPQVTRGHDRFQMGAFLRSGEYIYQYGTPNGRSGSAHVARFRPADILNLNRYQYFRGGTAWSPNPADAAPVVAGPVSEISVAYNAFLGRFVMLTERAGTIMLRTSPSPVGPWSGERVLITPKQSSGLYTPYIHPRSSGKNLYFVVSRWDDYNVMLVRTDLSKVRL; this is translated from the coding sequence ATGCGTCCGGCCCGCCGCATCATCGCGACCGTTGCCGCTGTCGCCCTCGCGGGCGGCCTGTTGACCACCGTGTCTGTTCCGGCGAGAGCCGCGGTCTGCAACGCCACCGGCATCACCGGGGGCGATGTCGGCAGCACCGGCAGTTCCGGGTCCAGTGAGCTCGGGTGGGGCAGTCTCGACTTCGGCAGCTACCGGGCGGACGGCAAGAAGCCTCAGGGTCCGCTCCCGACATTGACCGGCGCCACCAAGGCCGTCTCCTGGGTGACCGGCCCGCGAAGTCCCGCACGCACCGACACCCGTTTCGGCATCACCGCCACCGACGTCGGTGTGCCGTGGGACAACGGATCCGGTCAGATCCTGATGGCCTTCGGTGACACGTGGGGCAGGTGCGCGGGACAGATGGCCTGGAAACACAACACGATGCTGCGCAGTGACGCGAACTCGGACCTGGCCAAGGGCATCCGATTCCCGAACGCCGTGCCCGGGTCGGTCCGTTCGGGCGCGTCGGTGACGCCGGCGCATCCGACGTGGGCGCAACCCATGTTCAACGCCGTCGGGGTGCGCAACATCGAAGTCGGTCGGATCCCCACCGGCGGTATCTCGATCAACGGCACGCAGTTCGTCGGCTTCATGTCGATCCACCGGTGGCTGGGTCCCGGCCGGTGGAGCACGAACTACTCGGGAATCGCTGTGTCGCACAACAACGGTCAGACCTGGACGGTCGACAACAACACGCTGCGTTGGAACACCGACCTGACGATCCCGGGCGTTCCCCAGGTGACGAGGGGCCATGATCGGTTCCAGATGGGCGCCTTCCTGCGGAGCGGGGAGTACATCTACCAATACGGAACGCCCAACGGACGTTCCGGTTCAGCCCACGTGGCCCGCTTCCGTCCGGCCGACATACTGAACCTCAATCGGTACCAGTACTTCCGCGGCGGCACCGCGTGGTCGCCGAATCCGGCCGACGCCGCGCCGGTCGTCGCCGGCCCGGTCAGCGAGATCTCCGTGGCCTACAACGCCTTCCTCGGCCGGTTCGTGATGCTGACCGAGCGTGCAGGGACGATCATGCTGCGCACGTCGCCGTCGCCGGTGGGCCCGTGGAGCGGAGAGCGAGTGCTCATCACCCCCAAGCAGTCCAGCGGTCTGTACACCCCCTACATCCACCCTCGATCGTCGGGCAAGAACCTGTATTTCGTCGTCTCGCGGTGGGACGACTACAACGTGATGCTGGTTCGGACCGACCTGTCGAAGGTCCGTCTGTGA
- a CDS encoding DUF1697 domain-containing protein — protein MSRRIVLIRAVNVGGAKLPMAELRQIATDLGAEDVSTYIASGNLLCTPPAAPEQFDRALETAMQGRYGWFREVISRTPGQVRAALDAHPFEIADDKYSYVYFLTGRPAPDKVAAFERKDFGQDVVRVIGSDLHIRYADGAGRSTLTAPVIARGLGVQGTGRNLRTVRKLLELADS, from the coding sequence GTGAGCCGCCGCATCGTGTTGATCCGCGCGGTCAATGTCGGCGGGGCGAAACTCCCGATGGCCGAATTGCGGCAGATCGCAACCGACCTCGGTGCCGAAGACGTCTCGACGTACATCGCGTCGGGCAACCTGCTCTGCACACCACCGGCCGCACCCGAGCAGTTCGACCGCGCTCTCGAAACCGCGATGCAGGGTCGCTACGGATGGTTCCGAGAGGTCATCAGCCGCACGCCCGGGCAGGTCCGCGCCGCGCTCGACGCGCATCCGTTCGAGATCGCCGACGACAAGTATTCCTATGTCTACTTCCTGACCGGCCGACCGGCGCCCGACAAGGTGGCCGCGTTCGAGCGCAAGGACTTCGGCCAGGACGTCGTCCGGGTCATCGGATCCGATCTGCACATCCGCTATGCCGACGGGGCGGGGCGTTCGACGCTGACCGCACCGGTGATCGCGCGCGGTCTGGGTGTGCAGGGCACGGGACGCAATCTGCGGACCGTCCGGAAGCTGCTGGAATTGGCCGACTCCTGA
- a CDS encoding acyl-CoA dehydrogenase family protein, which translates to MDFALPESLSDYLAELDAFIEAEIVPLEQTDDNIRFFDHRREDSRTDWERGGLPNKEWEALLGEARRRADAAGHFRYPFPSEFGGRDGSNLAMAIIREHLASKGLGLHCDLQNEHAIVGNNIGLLLMLEYGTPEQQAEWVEGLAAGTKFFAFGITEPDHGSDATYMETTAVRDGDDWIINGEKTWNTGIHAAHRDIVFARTSGQPGDARGITAFLVDPQDPGFAVEEYLWTFNMPTDHAHISLRDVRVPNSAVFGAEGAGLQVVQHFFNENRIRQAASSLGAAQYCVDRAVAYANERAPFGKKLSTNQAIQFPLVDLHTRCAMIRALIRETAWKMDTYGPFAASAEVSMCNYQANRLCCDAADQAMQVFGGRGYSRHEPFEHIYRHHRRYRITEGADEIQMRRVAGYLFGFMSGKAPKGVQSS; encoded by the coding sequence GTGGACTTCGCCCTGCCCGAGTCGCTGAGCGACTACCTTGCCGAACTCGACGCCTTCATCGAGGCCGAGATCGTCCCCCTCGAGCAGACCGACGACAACATCCGATTCTTCGACCACCGGCGTGAGGACTCCCGAACCGACTGGGAGCGAGGCGGCCTGCCGAACAAGGAGTGGGAAGCGCTCCTCGGCGAGGCGCGGCGTCGCGCGGATGCGGCAGGCCATTTCCGCTACCCGTTCCCGTCCGAATTCGGTGGCCGGGACGGATCGAACCTGGCGATGGCGATCATCCGTGAGCACCTGGCGTCGAAAGGGCTGGGCCTGCATTGCGATCTGCAGAACGAGCACGCCATCGTCGGCAACAACATCGGTCTGCTCCTCATGCTCGAGTACGGCACCCCGGAGCAGCAGGCGGAATGGGTCGAGGGACTGGCCGCGGGCACGAAGTTCTTCGCCTTCGGCATCACCGAACCCGACCACGGGTCCGATGCCACCTACATGGAGACGACCGCCGTCCGCGACGGCGATGACTGGATCATCAACGGCGAGAAGACGTGGAACACCGGCATCCATGCCGCACACCGCGACATCGTGTTCGCCCGCACCAGCGGTCAACCGGGAGACGCTCGCGGGATCACCGCCTTCCTCGTCGACCCGCAGGACCCCGGGTTCGCCGTCGAGGAGTACCTGTGGACGTTCAACATGCCGACCGACCATGCGCACATCTCGCTGCGGGATGTCCGGGTGCCGAATTCCGCGGTGTTCGGGGCGGAGGGAGCCGGTCTGCAGGTCGTGCAGCACTTCTTCAACGAGAACCGCATCCGTCAGGCGGCGTCGAGTCTCGGGGCGGCCCAATACTGCGTCGATCGCGCCGTGGCGTACGCCAACGAACGCGCGCCCTTCGGCAAGAAACTGTCGACGAATCAGGCGATCCAGTTCCCGCTCGTCGACCTGCACACCCGGTGCGCGATGATCCGGGCCCTGATCCGCGAAACCGCCTGGAAGATGGACACCTACGGACCGTTCGCCGCGTCTGCGGAGGTCTCGATGTGCAACTACCAGGCGAACCGGCTGTGCTGCGATGCCGCCGATCAGGCGATGCAGGTGTTCGGCGGACGCGGCTACTCGCGGCACGAGCCGTTCGAGCACATCTACCGGCATCATCGTCGCTACCGGATCACCGAGGGCGCCGATGAGATCCAGATGCGACGCGTCGCCGGATACCTGTTCGGTTTCATGTCGGGAAAGGCACCCAAGGGAGTGCAGTCGTCCTGA